A region of Lacinutrix sp. Hel_I_90 DNA encodes the following proteins:
- a CDS encoding GNAT family N-acetyltransferase, with product MKIVPFKNEYSKEFYNLNTEWLKTFFYVEPFDEEVLSKPETYIINKGGYIFFALLDNKVVGTVALMPLPKQEAFELTKMAVSPKHRGHKIGQKLMQHCIDFAKTENFNRLLLYSNTILENAIYIYRKHGFIEINVEANCPYERCNIKMEYVLNRPKNK from the coding sequence ATGAAGATTGTTCCCTTTAAAAACGAATATTCGAAAGAATTTTACAATTTAAATACAGAATGGCTTAAAACCTTTTTTTACGTCGAACCTTTTGATGAAGAAGTATTATCTAAACCTGAAACCTATATTATAAACAAAGGGGGCTATATCTTTTTTGCTTTACTAGATAATAAAGTTGTGGGTACAGTTGCTTTAATGCCATTACCAAAACAAGAGGCTTTCGAACTGACTAAAATGGCCGTCTCACCCAAACATCGCGGACATAAAATTGGTCAGAAACTAATGCAACATTGTATTGATTTTGCAAAGACAGAAAACTTCAACAGACTACTTCTCTATTCTAACACAATTCTCGAAAACGCCATCTATATCTATAGGAAACATGGTTTTATTGAAATTAATGTAGAAGCAAACTGCCCTTACGAGCGTTGTAATATTAAAATGGAATACGTTCTAAACCGCCCTAAAAATAAATAA